CACCCGTCACTCCGGTTTCTCCGGTTTCTCCGGTTTCTCCCGTCACTCCTGTTGCTCCGGTTGTTCCTGTCGCTCCAGTTTCTCCCGTTGCCCCAGTTACTCCGGTGGCTCCTGTTGCTCCGGTTGCTCCGGTTGCCCCAGTTACTCCGGTTGCACCCGTCACTCCGGTTTCTCCTGTTGCTCCTGTTGCTCCGGTTTCTCCAGTCACTCCGGTATCTCCAGTTGCTCCGGCTGTTCCTGTCGCTCCTGTCGCTCCAGTTTCTCCTGTTGCACCCGTCACTCCGGTTTCTCCGGTTTCTCCGGTTTCTCCGGTTTCTCCGGTTTCTCCTGTTGCTCCAGTCACTCCTGTCGCTCCAGTTGCTCCTGTTGCACCCGTCACTCCGGTTTCTCCTGTTGCTCCGGTTGTTCCGGTTGTTCCTGTCGCTCCAGTTGCTCCTGTTGCACCCGTCACTCCGGTTTCTCCGGTTTCTCCGGTTGCTCCGGTTGTTCCTGTCGCTCCGGTTTCTCCCGTTGCCCCAGTTACTCCGATGGCTCCAGTGGTTCCAGTGGTTCCGGTTGTTCCAGTTTCTCCCGTTGCCCCAGTTACTCCGGTGGCTCCTGTTGCTCCGGTTGCCCCAGTCGCTCCGGTTGCCCCAGTCGCTCCAGATTCTCCTGTTGCACCCGTCACTCCGGTTGTTCCTGTCCCTCCAGGTTCTCCCGTTGCACCCGTCACTCCAGTATCTCCGGTTGTTCCTGTCGCTCCGGTATCTCCCGTTGCCCCTGTTACTCCGGTGTCTCCGGTTGCCCCAGTTACTCCAGTTACTCCAGTTGCTCCCGTCACTCCGGTTTCTCCGGTTTCTCCGGTTTCTCCAATTGCTCCGGTGGCTCCTGTTGTTCCAGTTGTTCCAGTTGTTCCTGTCGCTCCAGTATCTCCCCTTTCCCCAGTTACTCCGGTGGCTCCTGTTGTTCCTGTTGTTCCTGTTGTTCCTGTCGCTCCAGTATCTCCCCTTTCCCCAGTTACTCCGGTGGCTCCTGTTGTTCCTGTTGTTCCTGTTGTTCCTGTTGTTCCTGTCGCTCCGGTTTCTCCTGTTGCACCCGTCACTCCAGTATCTCCGGTTGTTCCTGTCGCTCCGGTATCTCCCGTTGCCCCTGTTACTCCGGTGTCTCCTGTTGCTCCGGTTGTTCCTGTCGCTCCAGTTGCTCCTGTTGCACCCGTCACTCCGGTTTCTCCTGTTGCACCCGTAGCTCCGGTATCTCCAGTTGCTCCAGTGGTTCCAGTGGTTCCAGTGGTTCCAGTGACTCCGGTGGTTCCTATCGCTCCAATCGCTCCGGTGACTCCTGTTGCTCCAGTTGCTCCGGTATCTCCTGTTGCTCCGGTTGCTCCAGATGTTCCAGTCGCCCCGGTATCTCCCGTTGCCCCAGTCACTCCGATGGTTCCAGTTGTTCCGGTCGCTCCCGTTGCTCCTCTCGCCCCAGTCGCTCCCGTTGCCCCTCTCGCCCCAGTCGCCCCGGTAGCTCCGCGTGGTCCCCTCGGTCCAGTTGCTCCCGTTGCTCCCGTAATCCCCTTCGGCCCTTTCGCTCCCGTTGCTCCTGTCGGTCCAGTTGGCCCTGTTGGCCCAGTAATCCTCCGTACCGGATGTTTAGAAGCATCCAGCACAGCCTCCAGTTTCTTTTGCAAAAGCATGTCTTGCTTTGTCGTTGCTTCGAGCATGTCCCGCACACTCTTGTTTAGCGCGAGCAAATCCGAAATGGTAGCTCCTGGTCCAGATAGCCCGGGAATTGTCCCGAGTGCATACTGAATTTTTTCAGCTTCCGCATTTAAAATATGACTAAGTCCCAACTCTTCCATAGCTAAAGAAGACAACATGAAATTGAGCGCTTCATCACGCCCTATATGAATGGTCGGGGTGATATTCGGTATATTTGGAAATGACATGATTCTCCTCCTCTTTGAAAAGGATGTTTCCCCTCCCTCATGAGTTGTTACATAAGAAGCCATGGCATACTGATTTCCCAATCATTTGAAAATGTATGGAATGAAAAAATCGCGCTTCCAGACAACCACGAGAAAATAGAAGGAGAAAGGAAATCGTTGCTCATTCATTAGAGGAATCAATACGAGGAGTAATCGTTATCGAAGTGCATTACCAAACCGTAATCGGGTCTTATTTTTCATCCATCCTCTTCCTCCAAAAAAGAAGCCATCCCCCTTAATCTAAAAAGGGATTCCAACAAACTGTCGTGCAGCTCTTACCAGTAACGGATGGAAAATCTCCTTCTTTAATCAACGAGGATCGATTCTATTTTGTAGAGAAGACCCGAGCAAAATAACAACTTCCCCCATACAATACGGACAACCAAGAAGGAGTATAGCCATCTATTGTTCCACCGAATCCAATTGCTCCAGTCTTGCAAAATAAGCTTCGTTGTACGCTACACTTGGATGTGTCGGGTAAAATAGCTTTGCCATGTCGTGATGAATTTTAGCCTTTCGCTGATCCCCGATCCGATCGTAGCAGTAGCATAGCTGTATATGAGGCAGCCACGTCCATGCCGATTCATCTACCTTCCCCATGGAATCTTGTGGCCGCTCCAATAATGTCGCTTGCCGGTACCAGTAAATAGCCTTTGGGAAATCCTGCTTTTCCACAAAAAAAGCCCCCATCCTGCAGCAAATCTCCGCACGCGGAAGGTCAATCGCAAGTGTCCTGGTCAAGGATTGGATCTGTTTTTCAGGCTGTTTCAAGTGAGCGTAACACTCTGACTGCTTCTGGCACGCCCATATTTGATCCTCGATCCAGCCCAAGCCTCCGTCCAAAAATAACTGATACTGCTCAGCCGCCTCTTCGTACCTCGCATGATCGAACAGTTCATTTGCAAAATAAAATTGGTCACGCGGTTCAAAAACCTCGCCTTTTTCCTTGCGCTTTACATAAATTTGCAAATTCCGGTCTGTGTACGGCTTATTTTTTTGGTGAGTAATGGCGATTTCGCTGTGCAGAATATCCCCCGCAACAGCCAAATACTCGTGAACTGCCCCATGCCAAACAAAGTTACACTTCCTTTTGACGAGGCGATTTCTCCGCAAATAGTGAACCGGCTTCCCTCGTTCATCTACCGTTAAGTGGTACGTCATCGAGACACTGTCGTAATCGAAATTGTCCGAGGCCTTCAGTGCTGCAAAACGTTCCCGATCCGCTTCCAAAAGCACATCGTCCGCATCCAGCCAAAAAATGTACGTCATCTTGGCTTGCGCAAAAGCAAAGTTACGAGCTGCTGAAAAATCGTCCACCCAGGTAAAATCAAACAGTTGTGCACCATAGGTCAATGCAATTTCTTTGGTCCGATCTATCGACCCTGTATCGACAATGATAATTTCATCCACCAAATCGTAGACCGTCGACAAGCATCGACCGAGTGATTCTTCCTCATCCCGAACGATCATGCACAAGCTAACCGTGAACATGCAGATCGCCCCCTCCCCAGAAAATCATTTTCTCAACATCCTATTTCCTTCCATCCCCCTTTATGTATCCGTACTTTCATAACCATCTCCCCGCACGAATATGGTGTAACAATATGTTCTGACAACACCGAAAAGAAGGTGATCATCAAATGAGCCCGCCTCTCCTTTCCCTATGCATGATCGTCAAAGACGAAGCAGACCAGATCGAAGCATGCCTGTCCAGCGTGCATATGGTGGCAGACGAGATCATTGTTATCGATACAGGATCAACCGATGGTACACAGGATATTTGTCGGAAATACGGGGCGAAAGTTCTGGAGATTCCTTGGGAAAACAGCTTTGCGAAAGCGAGAAACGCCGGATTGGAGGTTGCCAAGGGAGAGTGGATTTTATGGCTGGATGCAGATGAAATCGTACAAGAAGAAAAGCCGGGGGTGCTTCGTCAAGCTATAAGTGCCAGCAAAAGCGACGCCTTTTTTATGAAAATGATCCATTACACTGGCTCGCAAAAGGAGCAAGCTTCGCGCCACTCCGCCTACCGATCCGGGCAAGTCCGCTTATTTCGCAACAAAAAAGGATTTCGATTTGTGCGCGACATACACGAAATTCTTCAATGGCCGACCACCGCTTCGAGAGATATCGCTATCCCTTTGCTACCTGTACATATTCACCATCTCGGATATATGGACGATGCCGTTCAACGAAAACAAAAAGCTTTGCGCAACTTGAGGCTCTTACGTCATGAAAGAAAGAAATCCAAGCAAGACCCGTGGTGCGATTACCATCTCGCAAACGAATTTTTTCGCGCCAAACAATTTGAATATGCATTTACACTGGTGAATCAAGCAATGAAAGGCTTTTTAACCACCCAAAAACCTCCCCCGTCCATTTGCTACAAGCTGAAATTCGATATTCTTTTCCAGCATGGCAGCATGCGCGGAGCATGGCCGGGGATTGCACGAGCTATTCAAATCTACCCCAATTACGTAGACCTTCATTTTTACAAAGGCGTTTTCCTGATGGAGCATGGTCTGTATGCCGAGGCGGTAAAAGCTTTTGAGTATTGCTTGGAGATCGGGGACAATCAGTGGGAGCATTTTAGTGAGCAAGGAATGGGGAGCTTTTACGCTTTTCACTTTTTGGGACGATGCATGGAGCGCATGGGCAAGACACATGAATCCCTTGTCTACGATTACACAGCGAGCTCCATACATGCTTCGCACTTCGGAAAAAAGCGAGAGGTGGTGCTATGAGCGTGAAAACAAGCGTGCTAATTGGCAGTCCAGTTTGTCAGAAACCAGATGTTCTCCGGATGTTTTTGTTTTCGTTAGAAAGGTTGTCGACCTCAAACTTGACGTTGCATTATTTGTTCGTCGATGACAATAACGATCCGCATTCGAGCAATATCCTTCAAAACTTTGCAGACAAACACACGGGCCAGGTCGACATTATCCCCGCTGCTAGCAACCTCCATCCTTACACATGCGATGAGAGGGCCCATTACTGGAGCGAAGCACTCGTATGGAAGGTCGCTGGATTCAAAGACGAAATGATCGCCCGCGCCAAACACCAAGATTACGATGCCCTCTTCCTCATCGATTCGGATTTGCTTCTCCAGCCAGCCACTTTGGAAGTTTTGCTCGCCTCTGACAAAGAGATCATATCTGAAATCTTCTGGACGAGCTGGACACCAGATACCGTCCCCGTCCCTCAGGTGTGGCTCAAAGACGAATACACCCAATTCGAATGCGCACGCCATGAACAAATTTCCTTGGAAGAACAGTACCTGCGGAAATACGCTTTCTACGGACAACTTCGTGTCCCCGGCGTATATGAGGTAGGTGGTTTGGGAGCCTGCACCCTCATCCGCAGAAAAGCGCTGCAAGCTGGCGTCAGCTTTAGGCAAATTTCAAACCTGAGCTTCTGGGGAGAGGACCGTCATTTCTGCGTCCGGGCGCAGGCTTTGGGTTTGTCCCTTTTTGTGGATACACACCATCCCGCTTTTCATCTCTATCGGGAGAGTGACTTTGCGGAAGCGCGAACCTGGATGAAGCAAATCTATGGCTCCGCTCCTTTACGCGTGAAAACCACTCGTCCTCCTGTCATCAACAATACGATCCCCCTTGGAAATTAACCTATTATATGGTATGCTGGCGACACGTCTATTTGGATGGAAAGGTACGGTAACTACGTATGCCAACAACTACTTTGTAATGGCCTAAAAAACTGGATAGCTTGCCCTTCGGAAAACAAACGGTTTTTCGCACAGGTGCAGTCTGCCCTTTTTTCCCATTACAAAGGAACGTAACGAAATCTGTAGGTGTATATCCTAACGGAGGTTCGCTATGGGGAATCTCCGTTTTTTTGTGTTCAAAAACAGGCCTGCCCTACAGGACATCCAAATAGAAGATGCGTTCCTTTCACTTTTTAGACGAGGTGAAGGACCATGCATACCATCGAGCATACGTGGGTATTACGTGAAAATCATGAGAATCAGCCAGTGCGGCGATATTGCAGCAATTGTGGGCGAACCGTTCTCTTCTTCGATACAAACATCCGCCGCCACAACGCAAACGGCAAAAACATCTATCGCTTCGCTATCTATAAATGCGAAAAAAATCATACGTGGAACGAAAAGCTCGCC
This genomic stretch from Brevibacillus brevis harbors:
- a CDS encoding glycosyltransferase family 2 protein, yielding MFTVSLCMIVRDEEESLGRCLSTVYDLVDEIIIVDTGSIDRTKEIALTYGAQLFDFTWVDDFSAARNFAFAQAKMTYIFWLDADDVLLEADRERFAALKASDNFDYDSVSMTYHLTVDERGKPVHYLRRNRLVKRKCNFVWHGAVHEYLAVAGDILHSEIAITHQKNKPYTDRNLQIYVKRKEKGEVFEPRDQFYFANELFDHARYEEAAEQYQLFLDGGLGWIEDQIWACQKQSECYAHLKQPEKQIQSLTRTLAIDLPRAEICCRMGAFFVEKQDFPKAIYWYRQATLLERPQDSMGKVDESAWTWLPHIQLCYCYDRIGDQRKAKIHHDMAKLFYPTHPSVAYNEAYFARLEQLDSVEQ
- a CDS encoding glycosyltransferase family 2 protein — encoded protein: MSPPLLSLCMIVKDEADQIEACLSSVHMVADEIIVIDTGSTDGTQDICRKYGAKVLEIPWENSFAKARNAGLEVAKGEWILWLDADEIVQEEKPGVLRQAISASKSDAFFMKMIHYTGSQKEQASRHSAYRSGQVRLFRNKKGFRFVRDIHEILQWPTTASRDIAIPLLPVHIHHLGYMDDAVQRKQKALRNLRLLRHERKKSKQDPWCDYHLANEFFRAKQFEYAFTLVNQAMKGFLTTQKPPPSICYKLKFDILFQHGSMRGAWPGIARAIQIYPNYVDLHFYKGVFLMEHGLYAEAVKAFEYCLEIGDNQWEHFSEQGMGSFYAFHFLGRCMERMGKTHESLVYDYTASSIHASHFGKKREVVL